Proteins encoded in a region of the Halioglobus maricola genome:
- a CDS encoding O-succinylhomoserine sulfhydrylase: MTDYSDDPLAGAGLDTLAVRAGIARTHEGEHSEPIFATSSYVFGSAAEAAARFGGEESGNVYSRYTNPTVRTFEQRIAALEGGEDAVGTASGMAAILSTAMALLKAGDHVVCSRDVFGTTTNLFGKYLAKFGIETSFVPLLDGAAWEAAIRPETAMLFMETPSNPLCEVADLAFFSDLAKTNDCLLVVDNCFCTPALQKPIAMGADIVVHSATKYLDGQGRCVGGAVVGRREHMAEVETFLRTCGPTMSAFNAWVFLKGLETLRIRMQAHSDAALSLARWLREQPEVERVYYAGLEDHPGHALAKRQQSAFGGVLSFEVKGAREQAWQCIDGTRFLSLTANLGDAKTTIVHPATTTHGRLTDEQRGLAGIGQNLIRISVGLEDVEDIKADLRRGFDAIG, translated from the coding sequence ATGACTGATTATTCTGACGATCCTCTCGCGGGCGCGGGCCTCGACACGCTCGCAGTGCGCGCCGGTATTGCTCGCACGCATGAAGGAGAGCATTCCGAGCCAATCTTTGCCACCTCCAGCTATGTTTTCGGCAGCGCTGCCGAGGCAGCTGCACGTTTTGGTGGCGAAGAATCAGGCAATGTCTATTCTCGTTACACCAATCCGACAGTCCGTACCTTTGAGCAGCGTATAGCTGCTCTCGAAGGCGGCGAAGACGCCGTGGGGACCGCCTCGGGTATGGCGGCGATTCTGTCTACTGCGATGGCTCTGCTCAAAGCGGGGGACCACGTGGTGTGCTCGCGCGATGTGTTTGGTACGACCACCAATCTGTTCGGTAAATATCTGGCCAAGTTTGGTATCGAGACCAGTTTTGTCCCGTTGTTGGACGGAGCGGCCTGGGAGGCTGCCATCCGGCCTGAAACGGCCATGTTGTTTATGGAGACGCCGTCCAATCCTCTGTGCGAAGTCGCAGATCTGGCGTTCTTCTCTGACCTGGCAAAAACCAATGATTGCCTCCTGGTCGTCGACAATTGTTTCTGCACACCCGCGCTACAAAAGCCTATCGCTATGGGCGCCGACATCGTCGTGCACTCTGCCACCAAGTACCTCGATGGTCAGGGACGTTGTGTGGGTGGTGCTGTTGTCGGGCGCAGGGAACACATGGCCGAAGTCGAAACTTTTTTGCGCACCTGTGGCCCTACCATGAGTGCATTCAACGCCTGGGTGTTTCTGAAGGGGCTGGAGACGCTGCGTATACGTATGCAAGCGCACAGTGACGCAGCGCTTTCGCTGGCGCGCTGGTTGCGTGAACAGCCCGAGGTAGAGCGTGTCTACTATGCCGGCCTTGAGGACCATCCTGGCCACGCATTGGCCAAGCGTCAGCAGAGTGCCTTTGGTGGAGTCCTGTCGTTTGAAGTGAAGGGCGCTCGCGAGCAAGCCTGGCAGTGTATTGATGGTACCCGGTTCCTGTCGCTGACAGCGAATCTTGGCGACGCCAAGACAACGATTGTCCACCCGGCAACGACGACTCATGGCCGGCTGACGGATGAACAGCGTGGCCTGGCAGGGATTGGACAGAATCTGATCCGGATTTCGGTCGGTCTGGAAGACGTAGAGGATATCAAGGCAGATTTGCGCCGGGGTTTCGACGCAATCGGCTGA
- the purF gene encoding amidophosphoribosyltransferase yields the protein MCGLVGLVASNNVAPDIYDALTVLQHRGQDAAGIMTCGERGRFSLRKSEGLVRDVFRQQHMQRLEGTVGIGHVRYPTAGSSGPALAQPFYVNSPYGIALAHNGNLTNTEQLARELFQDDLRHLNTDSDSEVLLNVFAHEMQTLGKLSPTADDIFTAVESVHKRCRGGYAAVSLIVNYGVVGFRDPLGIRPLVVGERVGPDGRKDHMIASESVALDVLGFDLLGDVAPGEAVFIDVEGRLHRRQCAAAPELKPCIFEHVYFARPDSLMDGISVYKTRMRQGEALANKIRQERPELDIDVIIPIPDTSRIAAQSMAHELGVKFREGFMKNRYIGRTFIMPGQSERKKSVRQKLNPVPLEFDGKNVMLVDDSIVRGTTCRQIIEMARDAGAKNVFFASAAPPVRYPNVYGIDMPSASELIAHDRSVDEVCELIGADWLVYQDLDDLVRCSSDGNADITEFDCAVFSGKYITGDVDQGYLDHIEALRNDEAQSEKRAAATEEGAVVGIHNNA from the coding sequence ATGTGTGGCCTGGTTGGATTAGTTGCTAGTAACAATGTCGCTCCAGATATTTACGATGCGCTGACGGTGTTGCAGCATCGTGGTCAGGATGCTGCGGGCATCATGACCTGTGGTGAGCGCGGGCGGTTCAGTTTGCGCAAAAGCGAAGGTCTGGTGCGGGATGTCTTCCGCCAACAACATATGCAGCGTCTCGAGGGAACGGTGGGTATTGGCCATGTTCGCTATCCGACAGCTGGCAGCTCTGGCCCGGCTCTGGCTCAGCCGTTTTACGTCAACTCTCCCTACGGAATTGCCCTGGCGCACAATGGCAACCTGACAAATACCGAACAGCTTGCGCGCGAATTATTCCAGGATGATCTGCGCCATCTCAATACCGATTCAGATTCAGAAGTGTTGCTCAATGTGTTTGCGCATGAGATGCAGACACTGGGTAAACTTTCTCCCACTGCGGATGACATTTTCACCGCTGTTGAGTCTGTGCATAAACGCTGTCGTGGCGGTTATGCGGCAGTCAGCCTTATCGTGAACTACGGCGTGGTAGGTTTTCGCGACCCACTGGGCATTCGTCCGCTGGTTGTCGGTGAGCGTGTCGGCCCCGACGGTCGAAAGGATCACATGATTGCCTCCGAGAGTGTGGCTCTCGATGTGCTGGGCTTTGACCTGCTGGGCGATGTCGCCCCGGGTGAGGCCGTATTCATCGACGTTGAAGGTCGTTTGCACCGGCGCCAGTGCGCGGCCGCACCTGAACTCAAGCCATGCATCTTCGAGCACGTGTACTTTGCTCGCCCGGATTCTCTTATGGATGGCATATCGGTGTACAAGACCCGTATGCGCCAGGGCGAAGCGCTCGCCAACAAGATCCGTCAAGAGCGTCCGGAGCTCGACATCGATGTGATTATCCCGATTCCCGATACCAGTCGGATCGCAGCCCAGTCGATGGCGCATGAGCTCGGCGTCAAGTTCCGCGAAGGCTTCATGAAGAATCGCTATATTGGCCGCACCTTCATCATGCCCGGTCAGAGTGAGCGCAAGAAGTCCGTGCGCCAGAAGCTTAACCCGGTACCGCTGGAGTTTGACGGCAAAAACGTCATGCTGGTAGACGACTCCATTGTGCGCGGAACAACCTGCCGCCAGATTATTGAGATGGCCCGCGATGCAGGTGCCAAAAATGTCTTCTTTGCCTCGGCAGCGCCGCCTGTGCGCTACCCGAATGTTTACGGCATCGATATGCCATCGGCCTCGGAACTGATCGCACATGATCGCTCCGTGGATGAAGTGTGTGAACTGATTGGTGCGGACTGGCTCGTCTATCAAGACCTCGATGACCTGGTGCGTTGTTCTTCTGACGGCAATGCGGACATTACCGAATTCGACTGTGCTGTATTTAGCGGTAAGTACATCACTGGCGACGTGGATCAGGGTTATCTGGATCATATAGAAGCGTTGCGCAATGACGAGGCCCAGAGCGAGAAACGGGCCGCTGCCACTGAAGAGGGTGCCGTCGTCGGCATCCACAACAACGCGTGA
- a CDS encoding CvpA family protein, whose translation MIDLAQFNHVDWLIIVVLTISTVLSLWRGFVREALSLLAWVAAFVVAHGFVDQLAVQLSGAIAHSTGRYIVAYAILFVSTLVLFNLVIYLASKLVEVAGLSVLDRVLGTVFGFARGVIIILVLAYVVQQLLPPEDQQWVQQSVLMPHLNMLADWVQAVFANDSPVLQTTT comes from the coding sequence ATGATAGATCTGGCGCAGTTCAATCACGTCGACTGGCTGATTATCGTTGTTTTGACGATCTCGACGGTGCTGAGCCTGTGGCGCGGTTTCGTGCGCGAAGCCCTGTCGCTGTTGGCCTGGGTGGCGGCATTTGTCGTCGCTCACGGCTTCGTCGATCAGTTGGCTGTGCAGTTGAGCGGTGCGATAGCGCACTCAACGGGCCGTTATATTGTGGCCTACGCGATTTTATTCGTCTCTACCCTGGTGCTGTTCAACCTGGTGATCTACCTCGCTAGCAAGCTCGTTGAGGTCGCAGGGTTGTCCGTACTGGACAGGGTGCTTGGCACGGTATTTGGCTTTGCCCGGGGTGTCATCATCATCCTCGTGCTGGCCTACGTGGTGCAGCAGCTGTTGCCACCCGAGGATCAACAGTGGGTACAACAGTCGGTGCTGATGCCCCATCTGAATATGCTTGCGGACTGGGTCCAGGCGGTATTCGCCAATGATAGCCCTGTTTTGCAGACAACAACCTGA
- a CDS encoding SPOR domain-containing protein — translation MNDVLKQRLVGALILVALGIVFWPIIFVDSGQGERRDEVRIPPQPQVDTTPVEPPDMAGLRPSAETERDLEPEPVSETEFLTLAPEAPLPTTVALPAPEAKPDPKPEPKPAPKPEPKSEETKKTRSEPPVKPGLDADGLPISWILRVASLSNATRAEELRAELVGMGHKAYVKKVPSGGKTFYRIYIGPKVEKAGLERIQSQIDTKFGVTTMITRYYP, via the coding sequence ATGAATGACGTACTAAAACAACGCCTTGTAGGTGCACTGATTCTGGTGGCGCTGGGAATCGTTTTCTGGCCCATTATTTTTGTCGATTCGGGACAGGGTGAGCGCCGTGATGAAGTGCGCATTCCACCTCAGCCGCAAGTCGATACCACCCCGGTTGAACCCCCCGATATGGCCGGTTTAAGGCCCTCCGCCGAGACCGAGCGCGATCTTGAACCCGAGCCGGTGTCCGAAACCGAGTTTTTGACCCTCGCCCCGGAAGCCCCCCTGCCGACAACGGTCGCGCTGCCGGCGCCCGAGGCTAAACCAGACCCGAAGCCAGAGCCTAAGCCCGCGCCTAAACCTGAGCCGAAATCCGAGGAAACGAAAAAAACCCGCTCCGAACCCCCGGTCAAACCGGGATTGGACGCAGACGGGCTGCCCATATCCTGGATTTTGCGCGTCGCTAGCCTCAGCAATGCCACCCGTGCCGAAGAGCTCCGCGCTGAACTGGTCGGCATGGGCCACAAAGCCTACGTCAAGAAAGTGCCCAGCGGCGGCAAGACGTTTTATCGAATTTATATTGGCCCCAAGGTTGAAAAAGCCGGACTTGAACGCATACAGAGCCAGATCGACACTAAATTTGGCGTCACCACCATGATCACGCGGTATTATCCTTGA
- a CDS encoding bifunctional folylpolyglutamate synthase/dihydrofolate synthase, with product MNKPALEDWLQHLENLHPQEMELGLERVRSVAVDLALLPPPCPVITVAGTNGKGSTVAVLESLLHRAGKRAGCFTSPHFLRFNERIRVAGQEASDQEICAAFSAIEAARGDTSLTYFEFATLAALLVFRDRDVDVAVLEVGLGGRLDSSNIVDPSVAVITSIDLDHQAWLGDDRNTIAREKAGIMRPGTPVVIADLDPPPALQACAEALGAAPVMLAGREFSWREEADKWSGQICGTDGKLHDVSGSANGLLPANICAALQAASSLGIEWSPAQLQDILADVRVVGRRQWVELDGRRYLLDVAHNPAAIHKMLEIVDASACNGKVIALFSAMKDKPVAEMVALCGERFDAWFVAEQPDNIRAAGAADLADALRHAGQTRISESKNLRQAFRRAQALMAEGDMLIVFGSFFTVAAVVPLLEKDRNKSEAPKR from the coding sequence ATGAATAAACCTGCGCTGGAGGATTGGCTCCAGCATCTCGAGAACTTGCACCCGCAAGAAATGGAACTGGGCCTTGAGCGCGTGCGTTCGGTCGCAGTCGACTTGGCACTCCTGCCGCCCCCCTGTCCCGTCATCACCGTCGCCGGCACCAATGGCAAGGGATCGACGGTGGCGGTGCTGGAATCCTTGCTACACCGCGCCGGCAAGCGAGCAGGGTGTTTCACATCCCCCCATTTCCTGCGGTTTAATGAACGTATTCGGGTGGCCGGCCAGGAGGCTTCCGATCAAGAGATCTGCGCCGCTTTCAGCGCCATCGAAGCCGCTCGTGGCGACACTTCACTGACCTATTTCGAATTCGCCACCCTGGCGGCACTGCTGGTTTTTCGCGACCGCGATGTTGATGTGGCTGTGCTGGAGGTGGGGCTTGGCGGCCGGCTCGATTCGAGCAATATAGTCGACCCCTCGGTGGCAGTGATTACCAGTATCGACCTGGATCATCAGGCCTGGCTGGGAGATGACCGCAATACGATTGCTCGAGAGAAAGCCGGCATTATGCGCCCAGGGACCCCGGTGGTTATCGCGGACCTGGATCCACCACCGGCTCTGCAAGCCTGCGCCGAGGCGCTCGGTGCAGCGCCGGTGATGCTGGCCGGGCGTGAGTTCAGCTGGCGTGAGGAAGCCGATAAATGGTCGGGCCAGATCTGCGGCACTGATGGCAAGCTGCACGACGTGTCTGGTAGCGCCAATGGATTGCTGCCGGCCAATATCTGTGCCGCGCTGCAGGCGGCCAGCAGCCTCGGGATCGAATGGAGCCCCGCCCAGTTGCAGGACATACTGGCTGATGTTCGGGTTGTTGGCAGGCGCCAATGGGTTGAGTTGGATGGGCGACGCTATCTGCTGGATGTGGCGCACAATCCCGCCGCTATTCACAAGATGCTGGAAATAGTTGACGCAAGTGCTTGTAATGGAAAGGTTATTGCTCTATTTTCCGCAATGAAAGACAAGCCGGTAGCAGAGATGGTGGCCCTGTGTGGTGAGCGCTTTGACGCCTGGTTTGTTGCCGAGCAGCCTGACAATATTCGGGCAGCGGGCGCCGCAGACCTGGCGGATGCCTTGCGCCACGCTGGCCAGACCCGAATAAGTGAGAGCAAGAACCTGCGCCAGGCCTTTCGGCGCGCCCAGGCATTGATGGCCGAAGGCGATATGCTGATAGTGTTTGGCTCATTTTTTACTGTGGCTGCGGTCGTGCCACTGTTGGAAAAGGATCGCAACAAAAGCGAAGCCCCTAAACGATGA
- the accD gene encoding acetyl-CoA carboxylase, carboxyltransferase subunit beta encodes MSWIDKILPSGVSKGEGRKRSSVPEGLWKKCVKCDAVLYRPDVERNNDVCPKCDHHMRIGARRRLDIFLDEGDREEILVDIEPVDRLKFKDKKRYRDRLTAAQKSTGEKDALVAMRGNLYTMPVVAIAFEFNFHGGSMGYAVGEKFTRAAQVALDEGIPLVCFAASGGARMQEALISLMQMAKTSAVIERMKLAGVPYISVMTDPIYGGVSASLALLGDINVAEPDARAGFAGPNIIEQTIRQKLPKGFQRSEFLLEHGAIDMIIHRTEMRSTLARLLAKLGNVDLETPIEAEPIELEGGPEGEPAEPPAEVAEPADE; translated from the coding sequence ATGAGCTGGATTGATAAAATTCTGCCGTCCGGGGTCAGCAAGGGAGAGGGGCGTAAGCGTTCCAGTGTCCCAGAGGGTCTGTGGAAAAAGTGCGTCAAATGTGACGCGGTTCTTTACCGCCCGGATGTAGAGCGCAATAACGATGTTTGCCCGAAATGCGATCACCATATGCGCATTGGCGCCCGCCGTCGCCTCGATATATTCCTCGATGAGGGCGACCGAGAGGAAATTCTGGTCGATATAGAGCCTGTCGACAGGCTCAAATTCAAAGACAAGAAACGCTATCGCGACCGCCTGACTGCGGCCCAGAAATCCACGGGCGAAAAAGATGCACTCGTGGCGATGCGGGGCAATCTGTATACCATGCCCGTAGTGGCTATCGCCTTCGAATTCAATTTCCACGGTGGCTCTATGGGTTATGCGGTGGGTGAAAAATTCACCCGTGCTGCCCAGGTAGCGCTGGATGAAGGCATCCCGCTGGTGTGTTTTGCAGCGTCAGGTGGCGCCCGCATGCAGGAAGCCCTGATCTCCCTGATGCAGATGGCCAAGACCAGTGCTGTCATCGAGCGTATGAAGTTGGCTGGCGTGCCCTATATCTCGGTGATGACCGACCCTATCTACGGTGGCGTTTCCGCTTCTCTTGCGCTGCTTGGCGATATCAATGTGGCCGAGCCAGATGCACGAGCGGGTTTTGCCGGCCCCAATATTATCGAGCAGACCATTCGTCAGAAATTGCCGAAAGGGTTTCAACGCAGCGAGTTCCTGCTTGAGCACGGTGCGATCGATATGATTATTCACCGCACCGAGATGAGGAGCACACTTGCTCGCTTGCTGGCCAAGTTGGGCAATGTCGATCTCGAGACGCCCATCGAGGCAGAGCCGATTGAGCTCGAGGGTGGCCCTGAAGGGGAGCCCGCCGAACCGCCAGCCGAGGTCGCCGAACCGGCAGATGAATAA
- the trpA gene encoding tryptophan synthase subunit alpha — MSRIAGCFEQLVEQGRKAVIPYIVVGDPSLEITVDLMHELVSSGADIIELGVPFSDPMSEGPVIQLAHERALANGASLRHALDTVRAFREKNQTTPVLLMGYANPVEHMGYAKFADAAAEAGLDALLTVDIPPEEVAPVNAELQRVGMDNIFLVAPTTPDERLHRIVDQASGFVYYVSLKGVTGAGHLDIDNVAHHVSRIRENTQLPVAVGFGIKDAESAAAVAGVADGVVVGSALINAMAAAIEGGADHTAAGKVAAGLLAEIRRGVDSVTS, encoded by the coding sequence GTGAGTCGTATAGCCGGTTGCTTTGAGCAACTCGTCGAACAGGGCCGCAAGGCGGTCATCCCCTATATTGTAGTGGGTGACCCCAGCCTCGAAATCACCGTTGATTTGATGCATGAATTGGTCAGCAGTGGTGCAGATATCATCGAACTGGGCGTGCCTTTTTCCGACCCCATGTCAGAGGGGCCGGTGATTCAGCTGGCTCATGAGCGTGCCCTGGCCAATGGCGCAAGCCTTCGCCATGCCCTGGATACCGTGCGCGCGTTTCGAGAGAAAAACCAGACGACACCGGTGTTGCTGATGGGTTATGCCAATCCCGTAGAGCATATGGGCTATGCGAAATTCGCAGACGCCGCTGCTGAGGCTGGGCTGGATGCCCTGCTTACGGTAGACATTCCCCCGGAAGAAGTCGCGCCGGTCAACGCTGAACTGCAGCGCGTCGGTATGGACAATATTTTTCTGGTCGCGCCGACCACTCCGGATGAGCGCCTGCATCGGATCGTCGATCAGGCCAGTGGCTTTGTGTACTACGTGTCCTTGAAGGGTGTGACCGGGGCAGGCCACCTGGACATCGACAATGTAGCGCACCATGTCAGCCGTATCCGCGAGAATACCCAACTGCCGGTGGCTGTAGGGTTCGGTATCAAGGATGCTGAAAGCGCGGCGGCGGTAGCCGGCGTGGCAGATGGGGTGGTAGTGGGCAGCGCGTTGATTAACGCGATGGCCGCGGCTATCGAGGGTGGTGCTGATCATACCGCCGCAGGCAAGGTGGCAGCGGGGCTGCTGGCAGAAATTCGCCGGGGCGTGGACAGCGTCACTTCCTAG
- the trpB gene encoding tryptophan synthase subunit beta, protein MSNDAVMNDFASVPDGDGRFGIYGGKFVAETLMSALDELENLYNKLKDDPEFVAELDADLAHYVGRPSPLYEASRLSDKIGGARIWLKREDLNHTGAHKVNNTVGQALLAKHMGKKRVIAETGAGQHGVATATIAARLGLECQVFMGEEDVRRQALNVYRMKLLGAEVIPVTSGSRTLKDAMNEAMRDWVTYVDDTFYIIGTVAGPHPYPMLVRDFQCVIGREARAQSLNQIGRLPDALVACVGGGSNAIGLFHPFLEDKDVAMYGVEAGGHGVSTSQHAAPLTAGTPGVLHGNRTYLMQDADGQIMHTHSVSAGLDYPGVGPEHSWLKDIGRVEYVVADDDEALKAFHSLTRVEGIMPALESSHALAYAERLAAELGPDKNIVVNLSGRGDKDIHTVAEIDGLEF, encoded by the coding sequence ATGAGTAATGATGCTGTTATGAATGACTTTGCCTCGGTACCGGACGGTGATGGCCGCTTCGGCATTTACGGCGGCAAGTTCGTTGCCGAAACCTTGATGTCGGCATTGGACGAGCTCGAAAACCTCTACAACAAGCTGAAAGACGATCCGGAATTCGTCGCTGAGCTTGATGCTGACCTGGCGCACTATGTAGGCCGCCCGTCGCCACTTTATGAAGCCAGCCGCCTGTCGGACAAGATCGGCGGAGCCCGGATCTGGCTCAAACGCGAAGACCTGAATCACACGGGCGCGCACAAAGTGAACAACACCGTTGGCCAGGCGCTGCTCGCCAAGCACATGGGCAAAAAACGCGTGATCGCCGAAACCGGTGCCGGCCAGCATGGCGTAGCCACCGCGACGATCGCGGCTCGCCTCGGGCTGGAGTGTCAGGTGTTTATGGGCGAAGAAGACGTCCGGCGTCAGGCCTTGAATGTCTATCGCATGAAGCTGTTGGGTGCAGAAGTGATCCCTGTGACCTCAGGTTCTCGCACGCTCAAGGACGCCATGAACGAGGCGATGCGCGACTGGGTGACCTATGTCGATGACACGTTTTATATCATCGGCACCGTGGCGGGACCTCATCCCTACCCAATGCTGGTGCGGGACTTCCAGTGTGTGATTGGCCGCGAGGCTCGCGCCCAGTCCCTTAATCAGATTGGTCGTTTGCCAGACGCCCTTGTGGCCTGCGTCGGTGGCGGGTCCAATGCCATTGGCTTGTTCCATCCCTTCCTCGAGGACAAAGACGTGGCGATGTACGGGGTAGAGGCGGGCGGTCATGGCGTTTCTACATCCCAGCATGCAGCGCCGTTGACAGCGGGTACTCCCGGAGTACTGCACGGCAACCGCACCTATCTGATGCAGGATGCCGATGGCCAGATCATGCATACGCATTCCGTCTCAGCGGGCCTGGATTACCCAGGTGTTGGCCCTGAGCATTCCTGGCTCAAGGATATCGGCCGCGTAGAGTATGTGGTTGCAGATGACGACGAGGCGTTGAAGGCATTCCACTCCCTGACACGCGTAGAGGGCATCATGCCAGCGCTGGAAAGCAGCCACGCCCTTGCATACGCTGAGCGGCTCGCGGCCGAGTTGGGGCCGGACAAAAATATCGTAGTTAACCTGTCAGGCCGTGGTGACAAGGATATACACACAGTCGCCGAGATCGACGGCCTAGAGTTTTAA
- a CDS encoding phosphoribosylanthranilate isomerase, which yields MAVACGADALGLVFYAKSPRAVTIEQAQAVAGVVPPFVTLVGLFVDHEADFVAQCAAQLPLGLLQFHGDEPASFCRQFDRPWLKALRVRPDTDIAAYCNAYQGARGVLLDAWKEGVPGGTGESFDWDQVVSGLSLPVVLAGGLRPDNVGAAIAAASPFAVDVSGGVEEQPGIKDPVKIREFIAAVSAADDVK from the coding sequence GTGGCTGTTGCGTGCGGCGCTGACGCCCTGGGCCTGGTTTTCTATGCCAAAAGCCCGCGCGCAGTGACGATAGAGCAGGCTCAGGCGGTGGCTGGAGTCGTTCCTCCTTTTGTGACACTGGTAGGGCTTTTTGTCGATCATGAGGCCGATTTTGTCGCGCAATGTGCGGCACAATTACCCCTTGGTTTACTGCAATTCCACGGCGACGAGCCTGCCTCGTTTTGTCGACAGTTCGATCGCCCCTGGCTCAAAGCTCTGCGCGTTCGTCCTGATACCGATATTGCTGCCTACTGTAACGCCTACCAGGGCGCGCGCGGTGTCCTTTTGGACGCCTGGAAGGAAGGTGTGCCGGGTGGTACCGGTGAAAGTTTTGATTGGGACCAGGTGGTTTCCGGGCTCTCGCTACCTGTTGTACTGGCAGGCGGCTTGCGGCCGGACAATGTCGGTGCGGCAATTGCCGCAGCGAGTCCCTTCGCTGTCGATGTGAGCGGCGGGGTGGAAGAGCAACCAGGCATCAAGGACCCGGTCAAGATTCGAGAGTTTATCGCAGCGGTGAGCGCTGCTGATGATGTTAAGTAA
- the truA gene encoding tRNA pseudouridine(38-40) synthase TruA, with product MADAFPRLSADPLPAGTRIACRIEYNGSGYNGWQSQPHLDVTTVQQELERGLSSVAGAPVRVHCAGRTDTGVHGHCQIVHFDTPAQRPPKSWVLGANASMDPSVRVHWAVPVDEDFHARFSATARRYRYVIANALVRPALLPGQLSWQRRPLDAALMHAEAQALLGERDFSAFRAAACQSPTPMRNMHDISVTRRGQLVVIDLQANAFLHHMVRNIAGSLMAVGSGRQPAGWMAELMLERDRSRAAETAPPDGLYLVDVSYPAKFGLPATPYGPLILGD from the coding sequence TTGGCTGATGCATTTCCCCGCCTGTCGGCAGACCCTCTGCCGGCAGGCACTCGTATAGCCTGCCGCATTGAATACAACGGCAGCGGCTATAACGGCTGGCAGAGCCAGCCTCATCTGGACGTCACCACTGTACAACAGGAACTCGAACGCGGCTTGAGCAGCGTTGCGGGTGCGCCTGTGCGCGTGCACTGTGCCGGGCGTACCGACACAGGCGTGCACGGCCACTGTCAGATCGTGCATTTCGATACGCCGGCGCAGCGGCCGCCTAAATCCTGGGTGCTGGGCGCAAACGCCAGTATGGACCCCAGCGTTCGGGTGCATTGGGCTGTGCCCGTGGACGAAGACTTCCACGCACGGTTTTCCGCCACGGCGCGGCGCTACAGGTATGTCATCGCCAATGCGCTCGTTCGTCCGGCTCTGCTGCCGGGGCAGCTTAGTTGGCAGCGGCGCCCACTGGATGCCGCGCTGATGCACGCCGAAGCGCAGGCATTGCTGGGGGAGAGGGACTTTTCGGCCTTTCGGGCCGCCGCCTGCCAGTCACCCACCCCGATGCGGAACATGCACGACATTTCTGTTACGCGGCGCGGGCAGTTGGTAGTGATTGACCTGCAGGCCAACGCTTTCCTGCATCATATGGTCCGCAACATCGCCGGCTCGCTGATGGCGGTGGGCAGTGGCAGACAACCGGCAGGTTGGATGGCTGAACTCATGCTGGAGCGGGACAGGAGTCGCGCCGCAGAGACTGCACCACCCGACGGTCTATATCTTGTCGACGTAAGCTACCCGGCAAAATTCGGCCTGCCAGCCACGCCATATGGGCCCCTCATTCTCGGCGACTAG